AAGCGCCAACTCAATGCTGTTGTGCGCCGCCCACAAGTCGCCGTTCGCCAAATGCTTGATCCCTCGCGCCAGCGTCGCCTGGCTGACCTCGGCGAAATTCTTCCGCACGATGGCAAGGTCCTTCGGATTCACCTCAATGCCGGCGGCTTTCGCATGCGACTGGGCGATATCGAGGCCGACGATGAGATGGATACCGTCGGTGTTTCGACGGAAGACCTGCTGGATCTTCTCGACGTATTCGTTCAACTCCCGGATCCGCGTCCCCACCGGAATCTTTTGAATGCCCAAGGCGGCGAGGGCCGGAGCGACCTGCTCGGCCGGGAGGTGCCCATTGCGACTGACGACGGCGATAGATTCGCCGGCCTCGATGGTCTCGGGATTCCCATCGCGATTTTGGATGACGACTAACTCAAGAGTGTTCGAAATCAGCGGCGGGGCCATAAGGCTCCTTCCTCGAAGGAAAAGGAATGAACTTTGCCGAGCTTGAATTGGCTCATGGGAATTTACTCCGATCCCTTCACTTTCTTTTGCTGATTTCGCACCGGGCGGTATCCGACTCGCCACCATAATCATTCCACCAACGTTGGCCGGAATAGCTGTAGCAAGAAACGTCGAATCTCTTCGCGTAATTTCGGTGGGTCCAATTGAAGAAATTCTGATGTTGTTCGTCGCACTTCAAATTGAGGTAGGACTGAAAGTACAAGGATTTGTCGCATTCAAATCCGACTTGGACTTTCGATTGGTTTTCGGCGTTCTCCATCGCTCGAACTCGACGCTCGGTCGACTCGATCAAGTCCTTGCCGATGATCTTCTGCTCCAATTGCTCCGGCGTTTCCTCTTCGGAACTACATCCAGCGACCGCCAAACCTAAAATAGCTCCGGCTCCAATGATATAAGGCAACATTCAATTCCCCCTTCTCAATAGACAGAAATGTCCACGATGAATCCTTAAAGCACAAACGATGCCAAGATATATTATAGGAATTTGTTGGATTTTTCTTGATCGTCGCCGCGTTAAAGTTCGCAAAATGTGAATTAGTAACGCGTTCCTGCTTGTAGAGAGTTTGTCGAGAACTAGGCGCTGTAAAGCTCGATCTCTTCGTCGAGCGGCTCCGAGCTCTCGCCCGTCTTGCGCCCACTAATCTCATCATAGACCTTGATGTCGGTGACCCAGCCGAAAAGTCCCAGGCCTTGGAGCAATTTCCGGTGGAGGTCGAATTCCCACCAGCGTTTTCGCACCGACATGTAGCCCATGTGGGCGTGGTGGTTGTTGTGCCAGGAGACCGCCCCGCCGCCGTGAATGAAAGCCATCAAAAAGCTATTGGTCGAGAAATCCTTGGTCGAATAATTGCGGTAGCCGATGGTGTGATTGATCAAGTCGACCGCGTTGACCAAATAGATGGTCAAGAAAGCCCGGACGAAGACGCCGTAGACCAGGTAGCGCAGGCCGTTCAGCCAATCGACCGGGCCGCCTTGGGCAAAGGGAATCAGGGCCCCGCCGGCGAAGCAAAGCAGCCCCCAAAACAGCTGAACCAGGTGAACGTGACGATCCAAGAAAACGTGAAAAGGATCGCGGGCCAGGTCGGGCGCCAGATGGCGGTAGAGCTCGTAGCGGGTGAAGCCGTAGGGCATGCGCCAGTACCAGCCCAGCAGGGCGTGGAAATAGCCGTGGATCGGCGAATGGGGATCGAGCTCGGTGTCGGAGTAACGGTGGTGGACCCGATGCATCGCCACGTAGCGGACCGGGCCGGCGAAAGGCCCCCGCCAAGTCAGCGTTCCCATCAAGGCTCCGAGGTGCTCCAGCCAGAGCACCGCCCGGTAGCTTCGATGGGTGAGCCCCATATGATGGAAGAGTCCCATCGAGTAGCCGAAGATGAACATGAAGGCGACCGCGAAGAAAAAGGCATCCCACGTGAACAAGAAGGGCGCCACCCCCAAGGTCATGATGTGGACCGCGATCACCTGCGTTAGATTGGACGGAACAAAGGTACGGGCCGCATGGCCATCGACCAGCTTCACTCGCCTAACCCCCTTAAACCCCCAAACTCTTGTTTCTTTGCAACGAGGGTAAGGAGGGGATTCTCTCGCTGTCAATGCGGGCAGCGGTAGCTGGCCGGAAAACCCCGTCCCACAAGGCTTTGCGGGAGAAGATTCTTATGCGAACGGGAGGCGGAGCGCCGTTCTGGTTAAAATATGTCCAAAAAAATACCGAAAACTGTAATACAAATCCCTACGCCGTTTATTTGGAAAACAGCTTCAGGTACTCGCCATAGCCCTCTTTCTCGAGGTCTTCCTTGGGGATGAACCTCAGCGACGCCGAGTTGATGCAGTATCGCATCCCGCCCGGTCCGGGGCCGTCGGGGAAGACGTGGCCCAGGTGGGAATCGCCTTCCTTGCTGCGGACCTCGGTCCGGGGCATCAGCATCTTGTAGTCGGTCTTCTCGACGACTTGCTCCGTCTTCACCGGCTTGGTGAAGCTGGGCCAGCCGGTGCCGGAGTCGAACTTGTCGGTGGAGCTGAACAGGACCTCACCCGAGACGACGTCCACATAGATCCCCTCGCGATGGTTGTCCCAATACTCGTTCTGGAAGGGCCGCTCGGTGCCTTCGTGCTGGGTGACCTGATACTGCAAAGGGGTGAGCTTCTTCTTTAAGTCTTGGTCGGAAGGTTTCACAAAGACTCCTTTTTGGATGGGCTGGCCGGGCTGGGACACGGCGCAAGCGCTGAGCAAGATTAACAGGGATAAACCGAAGAAGGTCATCGATTTTTACCTACGAAAGCTAATTGGGTTTGGATGTCCCCTAAAACAAGCCCCCGCCTTCATAGGCGGGGGCTGGGGCTTCTATGTTTATTGGCGGGTGAAGGTCAGGGTGGCGACCGGCACCAGCTTCCCATCCTTGAGGAAATGGGGGTTATCCTTGGCCAAATGAGTCGGCTTCTTGGGTTGGTTATCCATGTCCGGCGCCTTGTAGGTCTGGCCCTCGTCGCCGCCCGAATCGTAGGCATAAAGAGTGACTTGGCGGCTCTGGACCCACTGACCCTGCTCTTTCAGCGGGATGTCCCGGGCGCCGGCGAACCAATCGGGGCTGGGCGCGATCATGGCCACCACCGAAACCATCGGGTTTTGGTCGTTCGCCTGAAGCGTCGTCTCGACGTTCTGGCTGAAATCGCGGAGCGGTCCGCTCTCGAAGAGGAAGCCGGCCTCGCCCTTGGCGATGGCGCCTTGGATCTCCTGGTTCAACGGGTCGTGCTTGCCCTCCTCCGAGAGCCGCTCGAGGCCGGGACTGGGCAGCTTCCCCTCCTGATAGAGCTGGAAACCCTGGCCGTGGCTGGCGCCGATGAGGCCCGAGAAATGGGGGCCGCCGACGATCGCCGCCGGCGGGTATTCCAGCGGGAAGTTCTGGGCGGTCCATTGGCTGGTGAAGCTGACTTTATAGACCACCTCTTCCGGCGTCTTGGCCAAGGCTTGCGAGGGGATCGCCTGCTGGCAGGCGCTGAGCGCGAAGCCGGTGAAGGCGATCAAGGCTGAAGCGATGCGGTTTGGAATGGGAAACATGGTCATCTCCTTTATGGATGGGTGTTGAAAGTCAAAACGCCTTGGTTCTGGGCGGCCACCACCACCTTGTCGCCGGCCAGGGCGACGCCGGTGGCGCGGGTCTCGCGCGGCAGCGCGATGCGGCGCAGGACCTTGGGATCTTGGGGCGAGCCGAGGTCGAGGATCAGCAGGCTCGGCTCGGGCGAAGCGCCAACCACCGCGGCAAAACGGCCTTGGGCGTCGACGTTCACCGCCGCCAAGCCCAGCTCGAGCCTGCGGCGCAGCCGGAGCGCTCCCTGCGAATCCACCTCGAAGATCCCGAGGCCTCGGCCGTAGGCCAAGAGCAGGGTCTCGCCGGCCCAAGCACCCTCGATGGGGAAATTGGCCGGCGTCGCCCCGCCGGCGCTGAAGCCGGCGCCCTCGAGCTCGAGCTTGGCTTGGACCTGGAGACCGAGGGGCATGGAGTCGAGCTTCAGCGTGGTCAGGCCGAAACGGGGGCCGACGAAATGGGAAGAGACGACGGCGCCCTTGCCGTCGGGCCGCAGCAGGATGTCAGGCTGGCCGCGGCCCAAGTCGGCGAAGACGATTTCGGATCCAAGCCGGCCTTGGGCATCGTAGCGGAGCAAGGAAAGGCGCGAAGTCCCGCCCGAGACGATCACCTTGCCCGCCGCCGCCGAGACGCCGGAGAAGGGGCCGACGTCGATCTCCCGGGGCTGCTCCACCAAGCGGGGTTGCGCCGGATCGGCCAGCGAGTAGACCGAGAGATGCCCCGGAATCTCGGCGTCGAGGACGAAGAGCCAGCCATCGGCGACGGCGAGGTCGTCGACGCTCCCGCTGCCCCGGGGCGGAGCCAGCGTTTCCACCTTCCGGCCGCTGGCGAGCTCGACGATGGCCAGACCCTCGCCGCCCAGGCTGGCGTAGGCGTAGGGCCCCTGGGCCACGACGTTGGAGGCGGCGCCGGATTCGCTCCGGGGGTAGGCCAGGGCCTGGAAACCCAGCGCGATCCAATTCCAAAAGCTCAGGACCAGGAGGAAGGATATCAGGAGGAGCAGCTTGCTTTTCATGGGGTGCCTCGTTCGCTTTCTTGGCGGGTACGATGAGGCGGGGAGGCAAAAGTAACGGTGGAGGCCAAATAATTTCCGGGATAAATTGATTTCGAGCCATGGAAGAGACGCTTGGAAATTTTTCAGCGGGGGCCGGTAACTTTTCCCGAGCCGGCGCATCCGACGATGAGGCCGGTTTCGTCGAAGCCTTGGCCCGACGCGAGGAATGGGCTTTCCGGGAGTTCTTGAACGTCTATTCGGACAAGCTCTACCGGCTGGCCTTCCGCTTCCTGCGCCAAGGCGAAGAGGCCCAGGACGTGCTGCAAGAGGTGGTGAAAAAAGTCTTGGAGAAGATCGAGAGCTTTCGCGGCGAGGCCAAATTCTCGACCTGGATCTATCGGGTCACGGTCAACGAGGCCTTGATGCGCCTGCGCTCCAAGCGCCAAGCGGCGACCGTCTCCTGGGAAGAGATCCTGCCGAAGTACGAGGACGGCGTTTACATCGACCCGAACCGCGACTGGTCGAAGCTGCCCGAAGCCCGCTTGCAGGAGAGCGAGGCCCGCGAATATCTCAAGCAATGCATTCAGCAGTTGCCCGAGGATTACCGCGCCGCCTACCTGCTGAAAGACGTCGAGGAGCTCTCGGAAAACGAGGTCTGCTCGATCTTGGGCCTCGACAAGTCGGTGATGAAGGTGCGGGTCCACCGGGCCCGGATGTTTCTGCGAAAAAAGCTCGAGGAGCGCTATGTCGATTAGGAGCAAGATCAGCCGATTCATCGACCGCAGCCTGGGC
The window above is part of the bacterium genome. Proteins encoded here:
- a CDS encoding spondin domain-containing protein, giving the protein MFPIPNRIASALIAFTGFALSACQQAIPSQALAKTPEEVVYKVSFTSQWTAQNFPLEYPPAAIVGGPHFSGLIGASHGQGFQLYQEGKLPSPGLERLSEEGKHDPLNQEIQGAIAKGEAGFLFESGPLRDFSQNVETTLQANDQNPMVSVVAMIAPSPDWFAGARDIPLKEQGQWVQSRQVTLYAYDSGGDEGQTYKAPDMDNQPKKPTHLAKDNPHFLKDGKLVPVATLTFTRQ
- a CDS encoding sigma-70 family RNA polymerase sigma factor, with translation MEETLGNFSAGAGNFSRAGASDDEAGFVEALARREEWAFREFLNVYSDKLYRLAFRFLRQGEEAQDVLQEVVKKVLEKIESFRGEAKFSTWIYRVTVNEALMRLRSKRQAATVSWEEILPKYEDGVYIDPNRDWSKLPEARLQESEAREYLKQCIQQLPEDYRAAYLLKDVEELSENEVCSILGLDKSVMKVRVHRARMFLRKKLEERYVD